A stretch of Chitinophaga caeni DNA encodes these proteins:
- a CDS encoding ABC transporter substrate-binding protein, with amino-acid sequence MKYTGIGIIHKRILFLLAGICCILFSCRQDKQAGKIVFRYNQPEGIPTLDPAFAKNQAIIWGVRQIFNTLVEPDSLLRIQPSLAKSWDISADRKTYTFHLRNDVYFHDHPAFEGGKGRKMTAGDVVYSFKRVINPLTASPGAWIFNGKLDPDSGFIARDDSTFVLRLNKPFMPILGILSMQYCSIVPYEVVNMYGKDFRKHPVGTGPFMFHFWDEGQALILHKNPDYFEKDSLGRRLPYIDAVKVSFSDSRATEFLLFMQGKLDFINDIESSFKDEVLTKSGALKPEWKGKIQLSKSFYLNVEYLGMVVDTNLAIVKHSPLRWKKVRQAINYGFDRVKMMTYLRNNIGTPAQSGFLPMGLPSFDASKVPGYHYDPVKTQELLAAAGFPGGKGLPEIKLVSIPMYADMANYVANQLSFSGIKVNVEIMQKSALIDLTAKSAVPFFRGSWIADYPDAESFMTVFYSKNPAPPNYTRFSNAKFDRLYEQALQETDDSSRYEAYRAMDRIIVEEAPVVPLFYDQVIRFIQPNVKGLVNNGMNLLELRYVQIKK; translated from the coding sequence ATGAAATACACAGGGATTGGCATAATACATAAACGGATATTGTTCCTCTTGGCTGGGATTTGCTGCATTTTATTCTCTTGCAGGCAAGATAAACAAGCGGGTAAGATCGTTTTCCGTTATAATCAACCCGAAGGGATCCCTACGCTGGATCCCGCATTTGCTAAGAACCAAGCTATCATTTGGGGAGTCAGGCAAATATTTAATACGCTTGTTGAGCCCGATAGCTTGTTGAGGATACAGCCTTCGCTAGCCAAATCATGGGATATCTCGGCAGATAGGAAAACCTATACATTTCATCTCCGTAATGATGTATATTTTCATGATCATCCCGCATTCGAAGGTGGAAAGGGACGGAAGATGACGGCCGGCGACGTGGTTTATAGCTTTAAAAGGGTGATAAATCCTTTAACCGCATCGCCCGGCGCATGGATATTTAACGGTAAACTGGATCCGGACAGCGGTTTTATTGCCAGGGATGACAGTACCTTCGTATTACGATTGAACAAGCCATTCATGCCGATACTTGGAATATTAAGTATGCAGTATTGCTCCATCGTACCCTATGAAGTGGTCAATATGTATGGAAAAGATTTTAGGAAACACCCCGTGGGCACGGGACCTTTCATGTTCCACTTTTGGGACGAAGGGCAGGCGCTCATCTTGCATAAGAACCCGGATTATTTCGAAAAGGATAGCCTAGGACGGCGCCTACCATATATCGACGCGGTAAAAGTCAGTTTTTCCGATAGCCGTGCCACGGAGTTTTTACTATTTATGCAAGGGAAGCTGGATTTTATTAACGATATCGAATCTTCGTTTAAAGATGAAGTACTAACGAAGTCAGGGGCATTAAAACCCGAATGGAAAGGGAAAATTCAACTCTCAAAATCTTTTTACCTCAACGTGGAATACCTGGGGATGGTTGTTGATACGAACTTGGCCATCGTGAAACATTCGCCGCTGAGGTGGAAGAAAGTGAGGCAGGCAATCAATTACGGGTTTGATAGGGTGAAGATGATGACTTATTTAAGGAATAACATCGGAACGCCTGCCCAATCCGGGTTTCTGCCCATGGGTCTCCCTTCGTTCGATGCCTCAAAAGTACCCGGTTACCATTATGATCCCGTGAAAACGCAAGAACTTTTGGCAGCGGCCGGTTTTCCGGGGGGGAAAGGTTTGCCGGAGATAAAATTGGTTTCCATCCCGATGTACGCCGATATGGCAAATTACGTCGCGAACCAATTATCTTTTTCAGGTATAAAAGTGAACGTGGAAATAATGCAGAAAAGCGCCTTGATTGATCTCACCGCTAAATCGGCCGTCCCATTTTTCCGTGGAAGTTGGATTGCGGATTATCCCGATGCAGAATCATTCATGACCGTGTTTTATAGTAAGAATCCTGCGCCGCCGAATTATACGCGTTTTTCCAATGCCAAGTTTGACCGGCTTTATGAACAGGCATTGCAGGAAACCGATGATAGCAGCCGTTATGAAGCATACAGGGCGATGGATCGAATCATTGTTGAAGAAGCCCCGGTAGTACCGCTTTTTTACGACCAGGTCATCCGTTTCATCCAACCCAATGTAAAAGGCCTGGTAAACAACGGGATGAATTTATTGGAACTGAGGTACGTACAGATCAAGAAATGA
- a CDS encoding polysaccharide deacetylase family protein codes for MNWLQDSNPNRIILPYQHIVSDQAVPHVRNLYPFKNVKAFEKDLDVLAKNFQPLTAEQIIRHINEASPLPKRSFCLSFDDGFREVAEIIVPLLEKKGIPAIFFLNPAFLDNKELFYKLKISLIIDALHINNYQEVNLNLICDVLEIPRGSNLEDTREAIYNIKYPRKEITDELGKILGLDWEAYLKSARPFMTWDQVGDIVRKGFEIGGHSIDHPYYDMISYEEQIHQTLGSVTPLVERFNLPYKIFAFPHYDSGVSKKFFNELLTGTDPKLDLVFGTANHKQDISPKILHRFNFERPETSSSASVKGILAYTKLTRMLNKHLVNRD; via the coding sequence ATGAACTGGTTGCAGGATAGCAATCCCAACAGGATCATTCTACCGTACCAGCATATTGTCAGCGATCAAGCCGTGCCGCATGTAAGGAACTTGTATCCCTTTAAAAACGTGAAAGCGTTTGAGAAGGATTTAGATGTATTAGCCAAGAATTTTCAACCGCTAACAGCAGAGCAGATCATCCGGCATATAAACGAAGCTTCACCCTTGCCCAAGCGTTCTTTTTGCCTTTCTTTCGATGACGGGTTCAGGGAAGTGGCGGAAATAATCGTCCCCTTGCTTGAGAAGAAAGGTATCCCGGCAATATTTTTCTTAAACCCGGCATTCCTCGATAATAAAGAACTGTTTTACAAACTGAAGATCAGCTTGATTATTGATGCATTGCATATCAATAATTATCAAGAAGTGAATTTAAATTTAATCTGTGATGTCTTGGAGATACCACGCGGCAGTAATTTAGAAGATACCCGGGAAGCTATTTACAATATTAAGTACCCAAGGAAGGAAATTACAGACGAATTAGGCAAGATACTGGGGCTCGATTGGGAAGCATACTTAAAATCAGCGCGTCCGTTTATGACCTGGGATCAAGTTGGGGATATCGTGCGGAAAGGCTTCGAGATAGGGGGGCATAGCATCGATCACCCTTATTATGACATGATTTCTTACGAAGAACAAATACATCAAACTTTGGGGAGCGTCACACCCCTGGTAGAGCGGTTCAATTTGCCTTATAAAATCTTCGCGTTCCCACATTATGATAGCGGCGTTAGCAAGAAGTTTTTCAACGAATTGCTCACTGGAACAGATCCAAAATTGGACCTGGTATTTGGAACCGCAAATCATAAACAAGATATTTCTCCCAAGATATTGCACCGTTTTAATTTCGAACGACCCGAAACTTCCAGTTCAGCATCTGTAAAGGGCATTTTAGCCTATACGAAGCTTACCAGGATGCTAAATAAGCACCTTGTTAACCGTGACTAA
- a CDS encoding PKD domain-containing protein, with amino-acid sequence MKNLLNRGRTKIQSCIGLCIFCILSHLNVLAQGDQTKITVSTNSSGGTTGAWLHLPGDYNSTSEKYPLVIFFHGIGERGTNLDVVLNQGLPKAIANGAKMDFVVNGKTEKLITVCPQNPDNGWTKPAMVDAILKDIISKYRIDENRIYLTGLSAGGFAVWGYVAANMTYSSKIAAIVPVSAAPIDDPSGLCNIAQNNVAVWTLCGDQDSFYGTTLDYIDRINACNPKTAPKLTTYAGMGHSSAVWDRAYSADHTYLNPNIYEWMLGFSRAGSTTPANQSPVANSGGSATVTLPANSLVLDASASSDADGSIVSFTWKQTGGPNTASISNANTSKATASGLIAGTYTFSVTVTDDDGATATASKTVTVNAASNQAPIANAGQNISLQLPTASTTLNGSGSSDPDGSISKYAWQQVSGPNTSAIASPNSASTNISGLIAGTYLYSLTVTDNQSKTATANVSVTVAEATTQPGSCDCDFEFGPDSDGGIYVDLSSRGVQPGDRVCIKAGKYKYIQFFNFSGTAAQPITFINCGGQVFVGDGGNYGINFNNAKFFKITGTGTTDKYGFVVSTTGTYLSSGFAAGKGCSDYEVDHIEISHAEAGMLCKVNPDCDPNNWYPNFEIRNIKFHDLYIHDVLGEGMYIGNTAQNGMEVTCDGVTKMIPPPRIYNVEIYNCITNNTGWDGIQLSAAPEGAYIHDNYVSNYGLENKGSQQAGIIFGGESVGSVYNNIVEKGTGNGMQIFGGDLVKVYNNLVIDAGFDGTSAGQDAILVDDKPTNYLYKGIRVYMFNNTVIRSGRAGIAFFNSKGTVGKGNLFYNNLVVAPGAGTSSSAYINISNTVDYTSGNNLNIANIADAKFVNAGGNDFHLTASSPAVDKGYNAATYGVNIDLDNNARPSGSAFDIGAYEFVSGSTPVNKPPVANAGGAITITLPDESVTLDGSASSDPDGTIKAFAWKQVSGPGTATIASPAANKTLVSKLVEGTYTFSLTVTDDDNASNTVEVKVTVNPAANKAPVANAGSDQTITLPTNTVTLDAVSSTDADGFIQTFSWQQISGPSTATFSLPNASKTPVYSLTVGTYVFEVTVTDNDGATAKDQVSVTVNPAVNKAPIANAGTDITITLPTNTASLNGEASQDQDGTVESYLWSQVAGPNTATFENKQAALTAISGLVEGTYSFQLIVTDNGGAKDTADVNVIVKPEPNKVPVADAGNDITITLPAASTTLDGSKSYDADGNIQSYTWKKVSGPSYAIANPNSAKTLISNLSAGTYVFELTVADDKGATAKDQVTVTVQSSQNTAPVANAGDDKSITLPTNSINLNGTASTDSDGSIVSYSWNKISGGNAYIVQTTAAQTAVTGLEAGTYVFELTVKDDDGATASDKVSVTVLPATNQAPVANAGADQSISLPTNSVTLNADQSSDSDGSILSYSWTKVSGGNAYINAPNSVSTSVTGLTTGTYVFELTVTDNNGATAKDQVKITVQAAANQAPVAKAGNDITITLPTNSTTLSGSQSNDPDGTIASYTWRKVSGGAVNIATPNAAVTSINGLVEGTYVFELTVKDNNGATATDNITVVVKAVSNQAPVANAGSNQSITLPNNSVTLNGTASSDPDGSIVSYSWVKISGAAITISSPSNASTQVSGLAEGEYIFELTVKDNNGASSKDQVKVTVNAVANKPPVSIPGANITISLSERSASLDGTASYDPDGSIVKYEWTILEGDPSAIISTPTAAKASINFTKVGKYTVELAVTDNGNLVAKNTIVVEVLNLDNTLEVNLFPNPAVEYIRLQIKTHTIKDATLWIYDNKGVPVIKQVIGSASDNWQGQVDVSALPAGMYFVHIVGAEGLQYKTKFVKVK; translated from the coding sequence GTGAAGAACCTTCTTAACCGGGGACGAACCAAAATACAATCTTGTATTGGGTTATGCATTTTTTGTATTCTGTCCCACTTAAATGTCCTAGCCCAGGGCGACCAGACGAAGATTACCGTCTCGACTAATTCGAGTGGCGGTACTACTGGCGCATGGCTACACCTACCTGGAGATTATAATAGCACTTCCGAAAAGTATCCCTTAGTAATTTTCTTTCACGGTATCGGTGAAAGAGGTACCAACTTGGATGTCGTTTTGAACCAAGGCTTACCGAAAGCTATTGCCAACGGCGCCAAGATGGATTTCGTCGTGAATGGCAAAACGGAGAAGTTAATTACCGTTTGCCCGCAGAATCCCGATAACGGTTGGACAAAGCCTGCCATGGTAGATGCCATTTTGAAAGATATTATCAGCAAATACAGGATCGATGAAAATCGCATTTATCTCACGGGGTTAAGCGCCGGGGGATTTGCTGTTTGGGGTTACGTGGCCGCTAATATGACCTATAGTAGCAAAATTGCAGCTATAGTGCCGGTTAGCGCTGCCCCGATCGATGACCCTTCGGGATTATGTAACATCGCACAAAATAATGTCGCGGTATGGACTTTATGCGGTGACCAGGACTCTTTTTACGGCACTACACTAGATTATATAGATCGTATCAACGCATGTAATCCCAAGACGGCGCCGAAACTTACGACCTATGCCGGGATGGGGCATAGTTCTGCCGTATGGGATCGCGCTTATTCCGCTGATCATACTTATCTAAATCCAAATATTTACGAGTGGATGTTGGGGTTTAGCAGGGCGGGGAGTACAACCCCGGCCAACCAATCCCCGGTTGCTAATTCCGGTGGCAGCGCTACGGTAACATTACCGGCAAATTCGCTGGTACTGGACGCCTCCGCTTCCTCTGATGCCGATGGTTCTATCGTATCATTTACATGGAAACAAACTGGCGGACCCAATACTGCTAGCATCTCCAATGCTAATACATCCAAGGCTACAGCTTCTGGACTTATTGCTGGTACTTATACCTTCAGCGTTACGGTGACAGATGATGATGGAGCCACTGCTACAGCTTCCAAGACGGTTACAGTAAACGCTGCTTCTAATCAAGCGCCCATCGCCAATGCCGGCCAGAATATCAGCTTGCAATTACCTACAGCGAGTACAACATTAAACGGGAGCGGCTCTTCCGATCCGGACGGAAGTATTTCAAAGTATGCTTGGCAACAGGTCAGCGGTCCCAATACGAGCGCTATCGCATCCCCGAACAGCGCTAGCACAAACATCAGTGGATTGATCGCAGGAACATACCTGTATTCCTTAACGGTAACTGATAATCAAAGTAAGACTGCTACTGCCAACGTTAGTGTTACGGTTGCAGAAGCCACGACCCAGCCGGGAAGCTGCGATTGTGATTTCGAGTTTGGGCCTGATTCGGACGGGGGGATTTACGTGGATCTGTCCAGCAGGGGTGTGCAACCCGGGGATAGGGTTTGTATTAAAGCAGGTAAATATAAATACATTCAATTCTTTAATTTCTCGGGAACCGCGGCACAACCGATCACGTTTATTAACTGTGGCGGCCAGGTGTTTGTAGGTGACGGGGGAAATTACGGGATCAATTTCAATAATGCCAAGTTTTTCAAAATCACCGGTACCGGTACTACCGATAAATACGGCTTCGTTGTAAGTACTACGGGCACCTATTTGTCTAGCGGTTTTGCCGCGGGTAAAGGTTGTAGTGATTATGAAGTAGATCATATTGAAATTTCCCACGCGGAAGCGGGAATGCTCTGCAAGGTAAATCCCGATTGCGATCCTAATAACTGGTATCCCAACTTCGAAATAAGAAATATCAAGTTTCACGACTTGTATATTCATGATGTACTCGGGGAAGGGATGTATATCGGTAATACGGCGCAGAACGGGATGGAGGTTACTTGCGACGGCGTCACCAAAATGATCCCGCCGCCCAGGATTTACAATGTCGAGATTTACAACTGTATCACCAATAACACGGGTTGGGATGGTATACAGCTTTCAGCTGCCCCGGAAGGCGCTTACATCCATGATAACTACGTTAGTAATTACGGTTTGGAAAATAAAGGCAGCCAACAAGCAGGTATCATCTTCGGTGGTGAAAGCGTGGGCAGCGTTTATAACAATATCGTGGAAAAAGGAACTGGTAACGGGATGCAGATCTTCGGTGGCGATCTCGTGAAAGTGTACAATAACCTCGTGATCGATGCTGGTTTTGATGGTACCAGCGCAGGTCAGGATGCTATTTTAGTTGATGATAAGCCTACGAATTACTTATATAAAGGTATCCGTGTTTACATGTTTAATAACACGGTAATCCGGTCTGGACGTGCAGGTATTGCCTTTTTTAACTCTAAAGGAACGGTGGGAAAAGGTAACCTTTTTTATAATAACCTGGTCGTTGCTCCTGGCGCCGGAACGAGCTCCAGTGCATACATTAATATTTCGAATACCGTAGATTATACATCCGGGAACAATCTCAATATCGCCAATATCGCTGATGCCAAGTTTGTAAATGCAGGTGGAAATGATTTCCATTTGACTGCATCTTCCCCCGCTGTGGATAAAGGTTATAACGCCGCTACTTACGGAGTTAATATCGACTTGGATAATAACGCCCGCCCATCGGGCAGCGCGTTTGATATCGGTGCATATGAGTTTGTTTCCGGTTCCACGCCGGTAAATAAACCGCCGGTAGCCAATGCCGGTGGAGCTATCACTATTACTTTGCCGGATGAATCCGTTACCCTTGATGGTAGCGCTTCATCAGATCCGGATGGAACGATCAAAGCATTTGCTTGGAAACAGGTCAGTGGCCCAGGTACTGCTACCATAGCTAGTCCTGCTGCCAATAAAACCCTTGTCAGCAAATTGGTAGAAGGAACTTATACCTTCAGCCTAACAGTAACTGATGATGATAATGCCAGTAATACGGTAGAGGTAAAAGTGACCGTGAATCCCGCGGCTAATAAAGCGCCGGTAGCTAATGCTGGAAGCGATCAAACGATTACCTTGCCAACAAATACGGTAACTTTAGATGCCGTATCATCAACGGATGCGGACGGCTTCATTCAAACTTTTTCCTGGCAGCAAATCAGCGGCCCCAGTACGGCAACATTTTCTTTGCCGAATGCTTCTAAAACACCCGTTTACAGTTTAACCGTGGGTACTTATGTTTTTGAAGTCACTGTTACTGATAACGATGGTGCTACCGCGAAAGACCAGGTTTCGGTTACCGTGAATCCCGCGGTTAATAAAGCGCCGATCGCGAATGCCGGGACCGATATTACGATAACATTACCTACAAATACGGCATCTTTAAACGGCGAGGCTTCGCAAGACCAGGATGGCACTGTAGAAAGTTACCTATGGAGCCAGGTTGCCGGACCCAATACAGCCACTTTTGAAAATAAACAAGCCGCGCTTACCGCGATCTCCGGCCTGGTAGAAGGAACTTACAGCTTTCAATTAATAGTGACTGATAACGGTGGAGCCAAGGATACTGCCGATGTAAACGTAATCGTTAAACCAGAACCGAATAAAGTTCCGGTTGCTGACGCGGGAAATGATATTACAATCACTTTGCCGGCAGCTAGTACAACATTAGACGGTAGCAAGTCCTACGATGCGGATGGTAACATACAATCTTATACTTGGAAAAAGGTAAGCGGACCTTCTTATGCAATTGCCAATCCTAATAGCGCCAAGACATTAATCAGTAACTTGTCTGCCGGTACTTACGTGTTTGAACTAACCGTGGCAGATGATAAGGGGGCTACCGCGAAAGACCAGGTAACAGTTACCGTTCAATCCAGTCAAAATACAGCGCCCGTTGCTAATGCGGGAGATGATAAATCGATCACCTTACCCACGAACAGCATTAACCTAAACGGTACTGCTTCTACTGATAGTGATGGCAGCATCGTAAGTTATTCTTGGAATAAAATTAGCGGGGGGAATGCCTATATCGTTCAAACAACGGCAGCGCAAACAGCGGTTACCGGCTTGGAAGCAGGTACTTATGTTTTTGAACTGACAGTCAAAGATGATGACGGGGCAACGGCTTCCGACAAAGTTTCTGTTACCGTACTACCCGCTACTAACCAAGCCCCGGTTGCAAACGCTGGCGCCGACCAAAGTATCAGCTTACCAACAAATAGTGTAACACTCAATGCAGATCAGTCGTCCGATAGTGACGGATCTATCCTAAGCTATTCCTGGACAAAAGTGAGCGGCGGAAATGCATATATAAATGCTCCAAACTCCGTTTCAACAAGTGTAACAGGACTAACAACAGGAACGTATGTTTTCGAATTGACCGTTACAGATAATAATGGTGCAACGGCGAAAGACCAGGTGAAAATCACGGTACAAGCTGCCGCCAACCAAGCGCCGGTAGCGAAAGCGGGCAACGATATCACGATAACTTTACCTACTAATAGTACTACCTTAAGCGGTTCGCAGTCCAATGATCCGGATGGAACCATCGCGAGCTATACATGGCGCAAAGTGAGCGGGGGAGCTGTGAATATTGCAACCCCAAATGCTGCCGTTACGAGTATCAACGGTTTGGTAGAAGGAACATATGTTTTTGAGCTGACCGTGAAAGATAATAATGGCGCTACTGCAACGGATAATATTACCGTGGTGGTCAAAGCTGTCTCCAACCAGGCGCCGGTAGCCAACGCGGGGAGCAACCAGTCTATCACTTTACCAAATAACAGCGTCACGCTTAACGGTACAGCTTCTTCAGATCCGGACGGTTCCATTGTTTCATACAGTTGGGTTAAGATTAGCGGCGCCGCGATCACAATCAGTAGTCCATCTAATGCCAGCACGCAAGTTAGCGGTTTGGCGGAAGGTGAATACATATTTGAGCTAACGGTGAAAGATAATAATGGAGCAAGCTCGAAAGACCAGGTAAAAGTTACGGTGAATGCCGTGGCTAACAAGCCGCCGGTTAGTATCCCGGGAGCAAATATCACGATCAGCTTATCCGAGAGAAGCGCCTCACTCGATGGTACGGCTTCCTATGATCCTGACGGTTCTATTGTAAAATATGAGTGGACGATACTTGAGGGTGATCCATCAGCCATTATCAGCACTCCAACAGCCGCTAAGGCAAGTATTAACTTTACGAAAGTAGGTAAATACACGGTTGAACTGGCTGTTACGGACAATGGCAACCTTGTAGCTAAAAATACTATCGTGGTTGAAGTCCTCAACCTGGATAATACTTTAGAAGTTAATTTATTTCCGAACCCTGCTGTAGAATATATCAGGTTGCAGATTAAAACGCACACGATAAAAGACGCAACCCTTTGGATCTACGATAATAAAGGCGTACCGGTGATAAAGCAAGTTATCGGCTCTGCTTCGGATAACTGGCAGGGGCAGGTAGATGTATCTGCTTTGCCCGCAGGTATGTATTTTGTTCATATCGTTGGTGCAGAAGGACTTCAGTATAAAACGAAATTTGTGAAGGTGAAATAA
- a CDS encoding serine hydrolase domain-containing protein: MHRVSTRFIYLLGILFTLSIVNFSIVSGQGRKLRKQQLQDSIQKHINTIESHLAIFLPKTDSITGYASLTERMTYYKVQGLSIAVINDGKLEWAKAYGYADIDEQILASPGTLFQAASISKSLNALCVMKCVDARKLSLDNDVDQYMQRWSLPKGDKFKDSTVSLAQLLSHSAGLNVSGFSGYEEGKPRPATTVDILNGTGFANNQPIKFIAAPGSKFRYSGGGITVVQEILEEIFKAPYSTILDKKVLKSLRMSNSTFQQPLPEAWRAGAATGYRVTGKAVAGKYHIYPEQAAAGLWTTPTDLAKFIIAVQQSYNKKRGFIKQATAKRMLSPYLADSNVGLGVFLSKWGGTPFFNHGGGNEGFRSFYCGSLSTGKGLIIMINSDNDRIFKEIVYTVAKEYNWKNDQN; the protein is encoded by the coding sequence ATGCACCGCGTTTCGACGAGATTTATTTATCTGCTAGGAATCTTATTTACATTATCGATTGTTAATTTTTCGATTGTTTCAGGACAGGGGAGGAAATTAAGAAAACAACAACTCCAGGATTCCATCCAAAAGCATATCAATACGATTGAATCGCATTTGGCCATTTTTTTGCCCAAAACGGATTCTATTACCGGGTATGCTTCCCTTACGGAACGTATGACTTATTATAAAGTTCAAGGACTATCTATCGCCGTAATCAACGATGGAAAGTTGGAATGGGCCAAGGCATACGGGTATGCAGATATTGATGAACAGATTTTGGCCAGCCCCGGAACCTTGTTCCAGGCGGCATCTATCAGTAAATCCCTGAATGCATTATGCGTCATGAAATGCGTGGATGCCAGGAAATTATCGCTGGATAATGACGTGGATCAGTATATGCAGCGTTGGTCTTTGCCGAAAGGCGATAAATTTAAAGATTCCACCGTTTCCTTAGCGCAACTCTTAAGTCATAGTGCAGGGTTAAATGTTAGCGGTTTTTCGGGTTACGAAGAAGGCAAACCGAGGCCGGCTACCACGGTAGATATATTGAACGGAACCGGGTTTGCCAATAACCAGCCCATCAAGTTTATCGCTGCGCCGGGTAGCAAGTTTAGGTACTCCGGTGGAGGAATTACCGTGGTCCAGGAGATTTTAGAAGAAATTTTTAAGGCTCCCTATTCAACTATTTTGGATAAAAAAGTGTTGAAATCCTTACGGATGTCAAACAGTACTTTCCAGCAACCTTTGCCAGAAGCTTGGAGAGCTGGTGCAGCCACAGGGTACAGGGTAACAGGGAAAGCGGTAGCGGGGAAATATCATATTTATCCAGAGCAAGCTGCGGCGGGACTGTGGACCACACCTACTGACTTAGCAAAGTTTATCATAGCAGTGCAACAATCTTATAATAAAAAAAGGGGATTTATAAAGCAGGCAACGGCCAAAAGAATGCTTAGTCCTTACTTGGCAGACTCTAACGTGGGTTTAGGAGTATTTCTCTCTAAATGGGGAGGAACGCCCTTTTTTAACCACGGTGGCGGAAATGAAGGTTTCCGTTCCTTTTATTGCGGCAGCCTGTCAACGGGCAAAGGGTTGATTATTATGATCAACTCGGATAATGACCGGATATTCAAGGAAATCGTATATACCGTTGCCAAGGAGTATAATTGGAAAAATGATCAAAATTAA
- a CDS encoding SMI1/KNR4 family protein gives MKTQELATKLAYLKRKDGWRLFRKVRYRVFGSIAHHYKLNRTLCEKTVAAFEAQYNVHLPADYRQFLINMGNGGAGPGYGILPIEKWCVDIAVHDHFLSTPFPHNRPWNMEMEFDMNDEHFYESPGYQFWETHYYDDDLLSGTMRISYQGGGVYYILVVCGEESGNIWVDDRANENGLYPLQYPASERVNFNEWYNNWLNESLSSLEHHHGTK, from the coding sequence ATGAAAACGCAAGAATTAGCCACCAAGCTAGCTTATCTTAAGCGGAAGGATGGGTGGCGGCTTTTCCGCAAAGTCCGTTACCGGGTTTTTGGATCCATTGCGCATCATTATAAACTCAATAGAACTCTATGTGAAAAAACTGTAGCGGCGTTCGAAGCTCAATATAATGTGCATTTACCCGCAGATTACCGCCAATTTCTTATAAATATGGGGAACGGTGGTGCAGGTCCCGGGTACGGTATACTTCCAATTGAGAAATGGTGCGTAGATATTGCCGTTCATGATCATTTTCTTTCCACGCCATTCCCGCACAACAGGCCTTGGAATATGGAAATGGAATTTGATATGAATGATGAACACTTTTATGAAAGCCCCGGCTACCAGTTTTGGGAAACACATTATTACGATGATGATCTCCTGTCAGGTACCATGAGAATTAGCTACCAAGGGGGTGGTGTTTATTATATTTTAGTTGTTTGCGGGGAAGAAAGCGGTAATATTTGGGTGGATGACAGGGCCAATGAAAACGGGTTATACCCGCTGCAATACCCGGCATCGGAAAGGGTTAATTTTAACGAGTGGTACAATAATTGGCTGAATGAAAGCCTTTCATCACTCGAACATCACCACGGAACTAAATAA
- a CDS encoding DUF1328 domain-containing protein: protein MLRWTVIFLLIAIAAAIFGFTGIAAGAASIAKILFFIFIVLFVISLISGLLKK from the coding sequence ATGTTACGTTGGACAGTCATTTTCCTATTGATCGCGATAGCTGCTGCTATCTTTGGTTTCACCGGAATCGCTGCAGGGGCGGCTTCCATAGCTAAAATCTTGTTTTTTATATTCATCGTATTATTTGTTATTTCTTTAATCAGCGGTTTGCTGAAGAAATAA